A single Chloroflexota bacterium DNA region contains:
- a CDS encoding queuosine precursor transporter — MRFSGKLVIIIALAVTMLLVSNIIAVKPVSLFTLPFQVFGDNLFVVSAAIICFPITYIISDVLTEVYGFRVARGVIWLSFVCNLVMVVMFWLGGMIPAAVFWEDQSAYQAILGATGWILLGSFCAFIVGEFVNATVMVVLKNATQGRHLWVRTISSTIVGQGVDSVLFFSIAFGISGLWPWPAVFGAILFAWSAKTVYEIIATPLTYLVVGWLKRTERMDIYDAPRSLNPFGIFGGEESDSVNAAAMAD; from the coding sequence ATGCGCTTTTCCGGCAAGCTCGTGATTATCATCGCCCTCGCGGTAACTATGCTGCTCGTGAGCAACATCATCGCCGTAAAGCCCGTATCGCTTTTCACACTGCCATTCCAAGTATTCGGTGACAACCTGTTCGTCGTGTCCGCGGCGATAATCTGCTTCCCCATCACATATATAATCAGCGATGTGCTGACCGAAGTGTACGGCTTTCGCGTGGCGCGCGGCGTGATATGGCTCAGCTTCGTGTGCAACCTCGTGATGGTGGTGATGTTCTGGCTGGGCGGCATGATACCCGCCGCAGTCTTCTGGGAAGACCAGTCCGCATATCAGGCGATACTCGGCGCGACAGGCTGGATACTGCTAGGCAGCTTCTGCGCGTTCATCGTGGGTGAGTTCGTGAACGCCACAGTGATGGTCGTGCTAAAGAACGCGACGCAGGGCAGGCACTTGTGGGTTCGCACAATATCGTCAACTATCGTCGGGCAGGGCGTCGATTCCGTGCTGTTCTTCAGCATCGCATTCGGCATATCGGGCTTGTGGCCTTGGCCGGCGGTGTTCGGCGCGATCCTATTCGCGTGGAGCGCCAAGACTGTGTACGAAATCATCGCCACGCCGCTGACATACCTGGTCGTAGGATGGCTAAAGCGCACCGAACGGATGGACATCTACGACGCGCCACGCTCTCTAAACCCCTTCGGCATATTCGGCGGCGAAGAATCCGACAGCGTGAATGCGGCAGCGATGGCGGACTAA
- a CDS encoding type II toxin-antitoxin system HicA family toxin, with amino-acid sequence MTSNELRRWLRRQGCTLHTHRGGSGHLTVRLGNRVSQLPMHGNRRELGPGLIAKIKRDLGLR; translated from the coding sequence ATGACATCAAATGAGCTTCGGCGTTGGCTTAGGCGACAAGGATGTACACTTCATACTCACCGCGGTGGGAGTGGTCATCTCACTGTACGATTAGGCAATCGCGTATCACAATTGCCGATGCATGGGAATCGCAGGGAGCTTGGGCCAGGGCTAATTGCCAAAATCAAGCGAGATTTGGGGTTGAGATAA
- a CDS encoding type II toxin-antitoxin system HicB family antitoxin: MLAYPVILETDADYIMVTSPDFPELTTFGDDRDEALRRAVDAFEEAIAARIHDGRDIPAPSEGEPIVELPIVTAKKVMAYQSNDVSVRTHTMPRQN, translated from the coding sequence ATGCTTGCTTACCCAGTCATACTTGAGACGGATGCAGACTACATAATGGTGACCTCTCCGGATTTTCCCGAACTTACCACATTTGGGGATGACAGGGACGAAGCGTTGAGACGCGCCGTTGACGCCTTTGAGGAAGCCATCGCAGCGCGTATTCATGATGGGCGCGACATTCCGGCGCCTTCTGAGGGCGAGCCGATAGTTGAATTGCCCATAGTAACCGCCAAGAAGGTGATGGCTTATCAAAGCAACGATGTATCTGTAAGGACACATACGATGCCAAGACAAAATTAG
- a CDS encoding aspartate aminotransferase family protein has protein sequence MTTSKADAEVRQFVESTPKSKALQDEAAQYLPGGSSRGTAYFAPYPTFVDHAKGHHVYDVDGNSYLDFMINATTHIMGHAHPDIVAALQEQAARGNSFSGPTEAQVRLAKNLCERVPSLETVRFTNSGTEGTMMAIRGARAFTGKHKIAKFEGGYHGSHEYVSVSVRPSAEALGPDATTPVPEHPGQPPSVADDVLTLPYNDLPACETIIRENADELACVIMEVVSSSFGYLPAELDFLQGMRAITEELGIVLIFDEVQSFRVSSGGSQEMFGVIPDMTTFGKIIGGGMPVGAWGGRRDIMALFDPSAGAPLAHAGTFNANPMTMVAGEVVMNHLTPEVYDRLNALGDTLRAKLRAVFDELEVPAQVTGVASLFGIHFTDEAIVDYRSTLTGDSDMTKALFTGLLNEGILIQTGGAGALNTLTTDADVDALVDGVRRVVARVR, from the coding sequence ATGACTACATCTAAGGCGGACGCGGAAGTTAGGCAGTTTGTGGAGAGCACGCCGAAATCGAAGGCGCTGCAGGACGAGGCGGCGCAGTATCTGCCCGGCGGCAGCTCGCGCGGCACAGCATACTTCGCGCCATATCCGACTTTCGTTGACCACGCCAAGGGACACCATGTTTATGATGTCGATGGCAATAGCTACCTCGACTTCATGATTAACGCGACCACGCACATCATGGGACACGCGCACCCCGACATCGTGGCGGCGCTGCAGGAACAAGCGGCGCGCGGCAATTCGTTCAGCGGTCCGACCGAAGCACAGGTGCGGCTCGCCAAGAACCTGTGCGAGCGAGTGCCGTCGTTGGAGACAGTGCGTTTCACGAATTCCGGCACCGAAGGCACGATGATGGCAATTCGCGGCGCGCGCGCATTCACCGGCAAGCACAAGATTGCCAAGTTCGAGGGCGGCTACCACGGCTCGCACGAGTATGTGTCCGTCAGCGTGCGCCCTTCGGCGGAAGCGCTCGGTCCCGATGCCACCACGCCCGTGCCGGAACATCCCGGACAGCCGCCAAGCGTTGCCGATGATGTGCTCACGCTGCCATACAACGACCTGCCAGCCTGCGAGACCATCATCCGCGAGAACGCTGACGAACTAGCCTGCGTCATAATGGAAGTGGTGTCATCGAGCTTCGGCTACCTGCCCGCCGAGTTGGACTTCCTACAAGGCATGCGCGCAATCACCGAAGAGTTGGGCATCGTGCTGATATTCGACGAAGTGCAGAGCTTCCGCGTGTCGTCCGGCGGCTCGCAGGAGATGTTCGGCGTGATACCGGACATGACGACATTCGGCAAGATTATCGGCGGCGGAATGCCCGTGGGCGCTTGGGGCGGCAGACGCGACATTATGGCGCTGTTTGACCCGTCCGCAGGCGCGCCGCTTGCCCACGCCGGCACATTCAACGCGAACCCGATGACGATGGTCGCGGGTGAGGTGGTGATGAACCACCTGACGCCCGAAGTGTACGACCGCCTGAACGCGCTGGGAGACACGCTGCGCGCCAAGCTGCGGGCGGTGTTCGACGAGCTGGAAGTGCCAGCGCAGGTAACGGGCGTGGCGTCGCTGTTCGGCATCCACTTCACGGACGAAGCTATAGTGGACTACCGCTCCACGCTGACCGGCGACTCCGACATGACGAAGGCACTGTTCACTGGCTTGCTGAACGAAGGAATCTTGATTCAGACCGGCGGCGCAGGCGCGTTGAACACACTGACGACGGATGCTGACGTGGACGCTCTGGTGGACGGCGTGCGTAGGGTGGTCGCGCGGGTGCGGTGA
- a CDS encoding glucose 1-dehydrogenase, with the protein MRLEGKVALITGGARGMGAVEARMFANEGAKVGVADIDEGAGRALASEIVGAGSEAMFVRLDVTDEAQWLAAVDDVISAYGRLDILVNNAGIYEHGTLEGTSAESWDRVLDINGRGVFLGTKAVIPAMRAGGGGSIVNISSVAGLIGGQGTAYNASKGAVRLLTESTAVQYAAENIRVNSVHPGPIETDMLDVFFQNEAMREQRAAVTPIPRLGVPEDVAYGVLFLASDAASYMTGSELVIDGGHTAR; encoded by the coding sequence ATGAGACTCGAAGGCAAAGTCGCGCTTATCACGGGCGGCGCTAGGGGGATGGGTGCGGTAGAGGCGCGGATGTTTGCGAATGAAGGCGCGAAGGTCGGCGTTGCGGATATTGACGAAGGCGCAGGGCGTGCGCTGGCGTCGGAGATTGTCGGTGCTGGCAGCGAGGCGATGTTCGTCAGGCTTGATGTTACGGACGAAGCGCAGTGGTTGGCTGCCGTTGACGATGTTATTTCAGCATACGGTAGGCTCGACATACTGGTGAACAACGCCGGCATTTACGAGCATGGCACTTTGGAAGGGACAAGCGCCGAAAGTTGGGATCGCGTGTTGGACATAAACGGCAGGGGCGTGTTCCTAGGCACGAAAGCAGTCATTCCGGCAATGCGGGCGGGCGGCGGCGGGTCTATCGTCAATATCTCATCGGTCGCGGGGCTTATCGGCGGGCAAGGCACGGCGTACAACGCGTCGAAGGGCGCCGTGCGGCTGCTCACAGAGTCAACAGCTGTGCAATACGCAGCCGAAAATATCCGCGTGAACTCGGTGCATCCGGGTCCCATCGAGACGGACATGCTCGATGTGTTCTTCCAGAACGAAGCAATGCGCGAGCAGCGGGCAGCGGTAACTCCGATACCGCGTCTCGGCGTACCGGAAGATGTCGCCTACGGCGTGCTGTTCCTCGCATCGGACGCGGCGTCGTACATGACCGGCAGCGAGCTGGTGATTGACGGCGGACATACGGCGAGATAG